Proteins encoded in a region of the Ziziphus jujuba cultivar Dongzao chromosome 3, ASM3175591v1 genome:
- the LOC132803253 gene encoding uncharacterized protein LOC132803253, translated as MSFLNSLLDNDVNCISQLRMDRRTFDTLCQLLCEDGYVKSDGIVTLEEQNCLGALDGTYIKVNIPENDKPRYRTRKVPSWEGSASDSLVLRDALSRPNGLRVQTVDAGYTNSEGFLAPYRETRYHLSEWRDSCAPINHEEYFNMKHASARNVIERCFGVLKKWWAILRSPSFYPIATQIKIITACCLIHNRIRREMIIDPGEVEFDRSDDVDVNIEDDFIGSISSSDQWTHWRDDLAKQMFDEWRCRRGH; from the exons ATGTCATTTCTAAATAGTCTGTTAGACAATGATGTTAATTGTATTAGTCAGCttaggatggataggagaacatttgatACTTTGTGTCAGTTATTATGCGAGGATGGATATGTTAAAAGTGATGGCATtgttacattggaagagcaa aattgtttgggagcttTAGATGGAACATATATTAAAGTGAATATCCCAGAAAACGATAAACCAAGATATCGAACAAGAAAGG taCCTAGTTGGGAAGGTTCTGCTTCGGATTCACTAGTACTCcgagatgcattaagtaggccaaatggGTTAAGGGTACAAACCG tggatgctggttacactAATAGTGAAGGgtttcttgcaccatatagagaaacaagatatcacctttcTGAGTGGAGAGATAGTTGTGCACCCATAAATCAtgaagagtatttcaacatgaagcatgcatctgcTAGGAATGTCATTGAAAGATGTTTTGGGGTTCTTAAAAAGTGGtgggcaattttaagaagtccatctttCTATCCTATTGCAACACAAATCAAGATAATTACCGCATGTTGCCTTATACATAATCgtattagaagagaaatgataATTGATCCTGGGGAAGTTGAGTTTGATAGGAGTGATGATGTTGACGTTAATATCGAGGATGACTTTATAGGATCGATTTCTTCATCGGACCAATGGACCCACTGGAGAGATGATttagctaagcaaatgtttgATGAGTGGAGATGTCGTCGTGGTCATTAG
- the LOC107405825 gene encoding pentatricopeptide repeat-containing protein At5g11310, mitochondrial, giving the protein MYKTQPSIPLFLKVCSLFQTRYFPPQILQLLNSNPKPIFQFPTLRFLSASSNQSWLSVPGKPVINWPHQPFTPPHPETTSIPKPDPIPSFSYNEFSIIGDLLRDPSISPGSSFHSVLDQTGIEPGPDMLQAVFDHFDSSPKLLHSLFLWAKRKPRFQPTELLLSSMINVLAKSREFDSAWSLILEHVNKDEEPNLVSGDAFVIMIRRYARAGMPQSAIRTFEFASGLTSILSPTSEMSLLEILLDSLCKEGHIRVASEYLNRKRGLDSNWIPSARVYNILLNGWFRSRKLKQAERLWIEMKRENVRPSVVTYGTLVEGYCRMHRVERAIELVNEMRMEGIKPNEIVYNPIIDALGEAGRFKEAMGMMERFLVLESGPTVSTYNSLVKGYCKAGNLEGASKILKMMISRGFFPTATTYNYFFRYFSKFGKIEEGMNLYTKMIESGYTPDRLTYHLLLKMLCEEERLDLAIQVGKEMRSRGCDMDLATSTMLIHLLCNMHALEQAYAEFQDMIRRGIVPQYLTFKRLHHELKKRGMTEMVRKLSDMMSSVPHSTRLPNTYLGDGDVSHARRTSILRKAEAMAVMLKNCKDPRELVKYRRPSENAVSIANQLIGDIKKKS; this is encoded by the exons ATGTATAAAACACAGCCTTCAATTCCTTTGTTCCTCAAAGTTTGCTCTCTCTTTCAAACCCGCTATTTTCCACCTCAAATCCTCCAACTCCTCAACTCAAACCCTAagccaatttttcaatttcctacCTTACGATTCTTATCAGCTTCTTCCAATCAGTCATGGCTTTCAGTACCTGGTAAACCTGTCATCAATTGGCCTCACCAGCCCTTCACTCCCCCACACCCAGAAACCACCTCGATCCCTAAACCTGACCCGATCCCCAGCTTCTCATACAATGAATTCTCCATCATTGGTGACTTGCTCAGAGACCCCAGCATATCCCCTGGTTCGTCATTCCATAGTGTGTTGGACCAGACTGGAATCGAGCCGGGTCCGGATATGTTACAAGCTGTGTTCGACCACTTTGATTCTTCTCCCAAGTTGCTGCATTCACTCTTTCTTTGGGCTAAAAGGAAACCTAGGTTTCAACCCACTGAGTTGCTCCTCAGCTCCATGATCAATGTCCTTGCTAAATCAAGGGAGTTTGACTCTGCATGGTCTCTAATTCTCGAACATGTCAATAAAGATGAGGAACCCAACTTGGTTTCTGGAGATGCATTTGTGATAATGATCAGGCGATATGCTCGTGCAG GTATGCCCCAATCTGCAATTCGAACATTTGAATTTGCAAGTGGTTTAACTTCAATTCTCAGTCCCACTTCAGAAATGAGTTTACTAGAGATTTTGTTGGATTCCCTATGCAAGGAAGGCCATATTAGGGTAGCTTCAGAGTACTTAAATAGGAAAAGGGGGTTGGACTCAAACTGGATACCATCAGCGCGGGTCTATAATATACTGTTGAATGGCTGGTTTCGATCAAGGAAGCTCAAACAGGCAGAGCGGTTATGGATTGAGATGAAGAGGGAGAATGTGAGACCTTCAGTTGTAACATATGGTACCCTTGTGGAAGGTTATTGTCGGATGCATCGTGTTGAACGGGCTATTGAATTGGTGAATGAGATGAGAATGGAAGGAATTAAGCCTAATGAAATTGTATACAATCCAATAATTGATGCACTGGGGGAAGCAGGGAGGTTCAAGGAGGCAATGGGAATGATGGAGCGCTTTTTGGTTCTAGAATCAGGTCCTACTGTCTCAACATACAATTCTTTGGTGAAGGGCTATTGTAAGGCTGGAAATCTTGAAGGTGCTAGTAAGATCCTTAAGATGATGATAAGTAGGGGTTTTTTCCCAACTGCAACAACATATAACTACTTCTTTAGGTACTTTTCAAAGTTTGGGAAAATTGAGGAGGGAATGAACCTTTATACTAAGATGATTGAATCTGGGTATACTCCAGATCGGCTTACATACCATCTTTTGTTGAAGATGTTGTGTGAGGAGGAGAGACTtgacttggcaattcaagttggCAAAGAAATGAGATCCAGAGGATGTGATATGGACTTAGCGACAAGCACAATGTTGATCCATTTGCTTTGCAATATGCATGCACTGGAACAGGCTTATGCAGAGTTTCAGGATATGATAAGACGGGGTATAGTTCCTCAGTATCTTACTTTCAAGAGATTGCATCATGAATTAAAGAAAAGAGGAATGACTGAAATGGTTCGTAAACTATCTGATATGATGTCTTCTGTTCCTCATTCTACGAGGCTGCCAAACACATACCTTGGAGATGGAGATGTATCTCATGCTAGGAGAACCTCTATACTGCGGAAAGCTGAAGCAATGGCTGTTAtgttaaaaaattgtaaagatCCAAGGGAACTTGTGAAGTATAGAAGGCCATCTGAAAATGCTGTATCAATTGCAAACCAGTTGATAGGtgatattaagaaaaaaagctag